From the genome of Planctomycetia bacterium:
TGGATAAGGTAGTTACTGAGCTGCAGAAAAAAAAAGAACGCCTGTCATTACAGAACAAAGAGCTGAATGACGTGTACCAGGCCCGTAACAAGGCATCACAGGAATTACTCAAATCAGCTGAGGTACTGGCCAAGGCAGAACCAACCACACCATTGGGATTTGAAGCAATCCTGGCCATTATTAACAATGGCCCACCCATGTTAAAACCTGACATTATTAAAGTGCTGGTAGAACACCATGCCACGAATCCCAAGATTGGCGATATCGTTATTCGATTGAGCAGAGCACCAGCGTCAAAAGATATGGAGGCATTGCTGAATGCCATCATAGAAAAAAATCCCAACCGCGACGCCAAAGGCAATGCAACCTTTACGCTAGCCAGCATGAAGATGCGCAACAATCCGCAGGAAGCGGAAAAGCTGTTCGAAAAAGTCGTGAGTGATTACAAGGATGTGAAATACTTTCGGGGTACTCTTGGCGAGCGAGCCGAGGCAAATCTCTTCGAAGTGCGTCATCTGCAGATAGGTAAGGAAGTTCCTGAAATTGAAGGCGTAGACACCGACGGTAACAAGTTCAAACTGAGCGATTACCGTGGCAAGGTGGTCATGCTCGATTTCTGGGGGCATTGGTGAGGCCCTTGCGTAGCCATGTTCCCACACGAGCGGTCGCTCGTGAAGCGGATGGAAGGCAAGCCTTTTGCCTTGATTGGAGTGAACAGCGATACTGACAAGGAATTCCTCAAAAAGGAAAACGAACGGCAGCAGATTACCTGGCGTTCTTTCTGGTGTGGGGAAAAAGGAACCAGTGGTGAAATTCCCAGCAAGTGGAATGTTACCGGCTGGCCTACCTTGTACTACATCGATCACAAGGGAATCATCAGGCAGAAGAATCTGCGTAGCGAAAAGCAGATTGATGAATTCCTCGATAAGCTGGTAGCCGAGGCCGAGAAAGATGCCAAAGGCGAAAGCAAGTGATCGAAAGCGGTAGATAAGCAATCATTGCAGGTTACCGGTTATCTCCGGTAACCTGTTTGTGTTGGTAGTCAGATGAAGGAATGTTGCCATGAAGATTGTGCCTTCTGTATTGGCTATCTGCCTGATTGTCCTGATCAGTTGGACAATTGCTGAATCACCGGATCAATTACCACTCGAGGTGGTAACGCCAACTCCCATCGCAGCTGAAGGCATTGGAAAAGGCAAATTGATCATTCAGGGTGGAGGTTCTACTCCCCAAGCACTGACAGATTTGTTTCTGAAGTGGTCAGGTGGAGAGAATACCAAGCTGGTCATTATCCCCACCGCCAGTGCAGTCGCCGAGAAGCCGACAGGATGGATGGAGCGATGGAAGGATCTGAACATCAACGATATTACCATGCTGCACACTCGCAATCGCAGCCGGGCCAACGAAGTAGCGTTTGTCGAGCCGCTGCGCCGAGCAACTGCAGTCTGGATCAGTGGTGGCGACCAGCGCCGCTTGTCGGAAACCTACTCCGGAACACTGGTAGAGAAGGAACTGAAGGCATTGTTAAACCGGGGTGGGGTGATTTGGGGAACGTCCGCCGGTGCAGTCATCATGAGCAAACTGATGATTGCAGGGGGCACCGCACAGCAAGCAGAATTGGCCAGTGGCATGGATTTGCTGCCAGGTGTGGTCATCGACCAGCATTTCATAGCGAGAAAACGTGAGCCACGATTATTGGGTGTGTTGAAGAGGTATCCTTCGCATGTGGGAATCGGGATTGATGAAGCAACTGCTCTGGTAGTGCAGGGGAGAGCGCTGAGTGTGCTGGGCAATTCAACCGCCACTTTTTTGGTTTCTGGGAATACGGAACGCCCGTTGAAACGAACTGTTCTGAAGAATCAGGATGTCAGTGATTTAACCACATGGCGGCGAATCGTATTCCAGCGTCAGGAACCAGCCAGGATTCATCCTGTCGTGAAGAAGCCAGACGTACCATCTGGTTCATTGGTGATAGTTGGTGGAGGCGGCATGCCCGTCGATATCGTGGAACGATTCATCCAGCTTGCTGGGGGTAAGGATAAGACTTTTGTCGTGTTACCTATATCCATGCCTGATCCCATTCCGGCTGGTTCGGGACAGTTTCTGAAACGGGCTGGAGTTAAGGATGTGCACATTCTGCCGGGACGCAGCAGGGATGCTGTCAATGATCCCAAAGCACTGGCTTTACTCGATGAAGCCCATGCAGTCTGGTTCGATGGAGGCAGGCAGTGGCGTTTTGTGGATGCCTATGAAGGTACACCATTCCTGGACAAACTTCATGGCGTACTGAAACGGGGTGGCGTGATTGGTGGCAGTTCTGCTGGTGCTACCATTCAAGGCGAATATCTTTGCCGAGGCAATCCACTCGGGCCACAGGACATGATGTGCGAGGGATATGAAAAGGGGTTCGCATTTCTTCCGGGAGTTGGCATCGATCAACATTTCACGCAACGCAACCGCTTCAAAGATATGTTTCAATTCAAGAAGACTTATCCGCAATACTTGGGCATCGGTATTGATGAAGGGACAGCACTCGTTGTTCAAGGCCACAAGGCAGAGATTATCGGTCGAAATCGAGTCTGCTTCTATCCGCATATACCTCAAGACGATAAGGACTTCATTTCAGTACGTTCCGGAGAATCGTTTGACTTGCAATCCGGGCAGAAGATAACGCAACCATAATGAAAAAACCTCAACAGGTTTTAACGCCTGTTGAGGCTGGGCGATTCCGGAAATGCAGATTACTTACCGGTGGGAGCGTTGATGGCTTCGCTGGGTCCCGTCGGGGTAATGACAATCTGTGCTCTCTGTCGCAATTGAGGTACCATCACTAACTTCAGTCGCTCGCCATACACTTCCTTGACCTGTTCCTTCTGATCAGCAAATTTCACATCCTGCCCGGCTTTGCGTTCAACGCACAGAATGACGTGGTAGCCAAACTGTGTTTCAATTACTTCACTGATGGTGCCCGGTTCCAGTGAAAAAGCGGTGGCGGAAAAACCTTCGACCATCACGCCGATGCGAGGGAAGAAGCCCAGATCGCCGCCATTCTTCTTGGATGGGCATTCGGAAACTCTGGTGGCCACTTCAGCAAAAGCATTTTCCGTAGCGTCAATTGTCGCTTTCGATTTAGTGACAGTATCAGCATTAGAATCGATCTTGGCTGCCAATTCATTGGCCCGTTTTACGATTTCAGCTTTGTATTCTTTCAGCTTGGCTGCAGCAGCCTGCTTTTCGGTTGCAGGTGCATCAGCTTTTACTGCCAACAGAATATGTCGGCCATGCACTTCGGTGCCATCGAACATCACTTTGTTGCCATTGAAGAATTGTTCCAGCTTAGCATCGTCAGCCTGTGCTTTGACAAAGTTCTCCCAGCGAAGGTCTGCGGTAAGCATGGTGCGAAGCTCAACTTCTGTGACCCCCAGCTTTTCCAGAAGCTGCTTCAAGTCCATCTGCCCTTCTTTTTTGGCTTCTTCCTGCATTTTCTGGAAACGAGCTTCGATTTCAGTGGGGCTTGCTTCCACTTTGGTGGCACGCAAATATTGATCAATCAACGTCATATCGATGAGATTGTTCAATATCGAAGCACGCAGCTTGGATGCATCCTGCGGGGCAGCGAATTTGAGTTCTCGCTGAAGTGCTGCCTCGGTAATGATCTCGCCATTGACGGTTGCTGCTGTACCTGTGGTCGATGCCTGGATGATGGGTGGCGGATTGCTGCCAGTATCCTGTGCCAGCAGCCAGGTCGGAACCCAGCCGACAATGCCTAGTGTCATAATGGTGAATGTACGTAACCCGAACATGATTCTGCCTCCTTGCGAACGCTCGAATCTATAGCAGATATGCAATGTTAGGGAAAGCCGAAGTGATTCCGGTAATCTAGCGGACTTCCAATTTATGAGAACAATTCCACTATTGTTTGAGGACAGCTTCCAGAACTTCATCTCGATCTGCGAAATATCCTTTGACGGTCGGTGTTATCAAGCGATCTGGATTGAGCGTATGTGCATTCTCGTTGGTCATTTTGAAGTACTTAGTTGAATACTGAACGATGCATTGAGAATGGGGCAGGATAAAGCTCTTCACTTCTCCAAAGTGGTTGGGAGAGCCACCGGTAGGTTGTCCAGCCAAGGTGGCTTTGGTGCGAGAATGAAAATGATAGGCATTCATCAATGCAGAAGAGAAAGTAGCAGGCCCAATCAAAACGAAGAGGGATTCCTTGTTATTAATGGGAAGTTTAGCCAGGCTGTTAATGAGCGGTTCCAGCAACGAGGAACTGCCACCACCATTGCGTCGTAAATCAATGATGACCCGGTCTGGTTTCTTGTCATTGATCTGCGTGAGAATATCCTGTGTCCATTTCTTGATGGGGTAGTTAGGGAATTCGGCACATCGGTCATACCAGATGTAAAGATTGTTATCGAGCCAGGTGAAACCATGTTGTGGACGACGTTCCTTCAAGTGGTCAGGCCAGGTTTGCGGTTTGATAGCGTATACCCATTTCGCAGGGCCTTTCGTAATCGGTGCAAGAGTAACTGTTTCTTCCTGATTGTCAGTTGTCAACAGCGTGAAATTAGCTGCTTCAGGTTTTTCCACCAGTCCTGAAAAGTGAAGCGGTTCTGTCATCTGCAAAAGTCGTTTCAACTGATTCTCTGTCTGCGAGGGGTTCTCGCTGGCGATGAGTGTGCTGAGTTTACTGCAGGCATCCTCAACAGGTGTATTGCCTATTCTGAGTAATTTTGACTGCAGAATGCGGGTATAGGCTTGATCCACCGCAAATACATACCAACCATCGGTGAGGTAAATAAAAGCAATAGGGTACTGGGTAAAAGGGATCTTACGCGAAGGATTTACTCGCGAATGGCTGTCGCCAATCTGGCTCATGATCTGCCAGAGTTTCATGACAATCTGCTGATCGGTCAGCCTGGCTGGGTCAATGTCCTGCACTGCACGATCAAACTCTGCTTCTGTCATTTTGGTGAAAGGCTTGATATGCTTGCTCTTCAACTGGCTGCTGAAGGTGGCTAAATCTTCCTTCCAGTGTGCTGCCCGGTCGGGTTGTTGCTGGGTAAATGTCAGAAAAATGGTAAGCAGATACAGGAACATGTTTGTACTCTCATGATGATTTTTCAGTTATCGTTTGATACCCTCTCCATGTCAATGACCGATTCATAGAATGCTTGCACACTGGTGGCTACTGTCTGTTCAAGCAGGAAGTCATGCGAGTTGGGTGCCACGGTTTGCATGAACTTACGCTAACCGTGCCAGCTCACCGCATAGTTATTTTTGCTGACTTACTCAGGCTGCTCAACAAATCTCATTCTCCTTTCTCTCTATGGAGTCATGTCATGATGCGATTGCTGTGTACCGGTTTGATGGTATTGTTCTGTTGCTGTCTGGTTTCTGCAGATGACAAGAAACCTCTCGATGCCAAGCAATTGGAAGGTAAATGGACCTTTGTTTCAGGCATGAAGAACGGCGCTGAAGCTGGCGACGATATGAAGAAGGCCGAGTTTGAAATTGTCAAGGACGTCATGACCCTGAACAACATGGGACAGACTTTCAAATTCAAGTTTACCGTTGATGGCAAGACCAGCCCGGCTTCGATTGATCTGGAAATGACCGAAAGCCCCTTTGGAGCTGGTATGAAAGCCAAGGGTATCGTCAGCTTGGAAGGCGATGAATTCAAACTCTGCTACCACCCGATGGGCGACGATCGTCCCAAGAAATTCGATGGCAAGGAAGCATTCCTGTTTGTGCTCAAGAAAAAGAAGTAATTCGAAACCTTATACGATGGATAGTCTGTTGACTATCCATCGTATGTATTGGAATGGTATCGCTTAATTTACAGTGGGAGCTGGGCATGAAAACAACTGGTTCAATCGTGGCTGGCGTGGTGATCTCACTGGCGATAGCATTCGGATTTGGCATGTGGATGAACAGTCTGATACCACCAGGTGAACCGCGTGCGCAGGCAGTTGAACCCTTTAATGATCCCAATGACCTCACGCCCCGTGAGCCAGTATTGCCAGTGAAGGCATATCGTGATGAGTTTGTATTCAACTGTAATGCTTGTCACTCGCCTCGCTTGACGATGACGCAGCCCGATTTGCCTGAATCGAAATGGAAAGAAGTAGTCAAGAAAATGGTGACAGTCTATGGCGCCAAAATCGATGAACCCTTGCAGGATCAGATCGTTAAATATCTGGTTGCAGTGAAAGGCGTTAAGTAAGAGTTCTCACAAAGTACCCGCACTTTGTAATTCAAGCGGATCGGATACCATGGTTTGGGTGTCTAGAAGATTGATGAGCATTTCGTGCCACGAGTTATGCCCTCAACTCATCGAAATTCGACGTGCAAATACTCTCCTCCATTGCAATGTATAGGTTTGGTCAATTCACAGTTTTTGTGAAATTTTCCTCTCGACACATCTTTTTTTGCTGTTGAAATAGTTGAACGTTTCAAAGGACTGTTTCCATGAACGATCAGCCCCACCCGAATGCCGAGCTGCCACGCACAGAAGCTTTCGTATCGGCATTTGAATCGGCGGGGACCATTGTTGCGGGAAAATACAAGCTGCTCGAACAGGTAGGTGAAGGCGGCATGGGCAGCGTCTGGATGGCTGAGCAGCGTGAACCTGTCAAGCGGCTTGTTGCGATCAAGCTCATCAAGTCCGGCATGGATACGCGATCCGTACTGGCCCGTTTCGAAGCTGAGCGACAGGCGCTGGCGGTCATGGATCATCCCAACGTCGCCCGCATTCTCGACGGCGGGACAACGGAACAAGGCCGACCGTTCTTCGTCATGGAACTCGTCAAGGGGCTTCCCCTCACCGAGTATTGCGACAGCCGGCGACTGAGCGTGCCCGAACGGCTGAAACTCTTTGCCGACATTTGCCAGGCCGTGCAACACGCCCATCAAAAGGGGATCATTCACCGCGACCTGAAGCCGGGAAACATCCTTGTTACCGAACATGATGGGAAGCCTGTGCCCAAGGTCATCGACTTTGGCCTGGCGAAAGCGCTGCACGGCGCCGCGGCGTTGACAGACATGACGCTGCACACCGCTTTCGGCACGATGGTCGGCACGCCTCTCTACATGGCTCCAGAACAGGTCGGCATCAACGCTCTCGACGTCGATACCCGCACCGACATCTATTCGCTCGGCGTGATTCTGTATGAACTGCTGACGGGCACCACGCCTCTGGAACGTCGGCAACTGAAACAAGCTGCCTGGGACGAGATGAAGCGGCTCATTCGCGAATCAGATGCCCCCAGGCCCAGCCAGCGGCTCAGTTCATCCGATGCTTTGCCAAGCGTTGCCGCCAACCGTGGCACGGAACCAAAACGCCTGACCGGTCAGGTTCGCGGCGAACTTGATTGGATCGTGCTGAAGTCGCTGGAGAAGGATCGCAACCGCCGGTATGAAACCGCGAACGGTTTCGCCATGGATGTGCAGCGGCATCTGGCGGGAGAACCGGTACTGGCCGTTCCGCCCAGCACGGGCTATCGGCTGAAGAAGTTCCTTCGTCGTTATCGCTGGCCGGTGCTTGCTGCCGGTGCGCTGGCTGTCACGTTGCTTGCCGGTATCGCAGGAACGACGATTGGCCTGCTGGAGGCGAAGAAGCAGGAAGAACTTGCGAAAGCGGAAACTAAGGCGAAGGATGAAGCACTCAAGTCTGAAAATGCTGCGAAAAACCAGGCGGAAGCCCGACGAATCGAAGCGGAAACGAATCTTGACTATGCCATGAAGGGCAACGAAATCCTCGGTTCGGTGTTCGCCCATCTCAATCCGGAAGTGAACTACGAAACGGTTGCCGAGTTGAGAATTGCCTTGAAAACGTACTTGCTGGATGCCGCGAAGAAACTGGACGAATCCGGCATCAATGATCCTCTCGCGCTGGCTGAGATGCAAAACACGCTCGGTGTGTCGTTTCTGGGATTGGGTGAGGCGGAAATAGCTATCTCGTTATTTCGACGATCAATGGAAGTGCGAAAGGCGAATCTCGGCCCTGATCATCCCATTACCCTCACCACCATGAACAATCTGGCACAAGGATATCGGGATGTCGGAAAACTTGATCTCGCACTGCCAACCTGCGAAGAAATACTGAGGTTAAGAAAAGTGAAACTCGGTCCCGATCACCCCGATACCTTCCATACTATGCTCTTTATGGCAGTAGTTTACGGAGCAGCAGGAAAACATGATCTAGCACTGCCGCTCTACGAGGAAACACTAAAGCTACATAAAGCGAAACATGGGCCAGATCACCCCGCTACCTTCAATATCATGAGCTATCTGGCAGGGGGTTACCAAGCAGCTGGAAAACTTGATCTCGCTCTACCAATCTTTGAGGAAATACTGAAGCTAAGAAAAGCGAATCTTGGGAATGATCATATCGACATCGCTCACGGCATGAACAATCTAGCAGGGGTATATCGAGCAGTCGGAAAACTTGATCTCGCTCTGCCTCTCTACGAAGATTCACTGAAGCTAATGAAAGCGAAACTCGGTCCGACTCATCACTATACCCTCACCACTATGAACAATCTTGCAGCGGGCTATTTGACTGCCGGAAAAAATGATCTTGCTCAACCACTCTACGAAGAAACGCTAAAGTTAAGGAAAACGAAACTTGGTGATGATCACCTTGACACTCTGTGGGCTACACTTCATCTTGCAGAATGCTACGAGACAGTCGGAAAGATGACTGACGCGGTGGTGTTGTTTGAGAACACGATGAAATCAGGTATGTCGAAACATGGCGCAGAGCATGTCATAACCTCTTCATCGCGGAGCAAACTTGCATGGACAACACGCAAGTCTGACTGCCCACCGCCGACACCTCAGACCATTCTTCTTTGCGAGCAAAACCGTGACGCTATCGGAAAGAAGCTCGGTCTGGAGCACTCACTTTATCTTGCTACATTGCATGACTTGGCCTTTGTATACGAAGCAGCCAAGCGTTATGACGATGCCTTGCCGCTTTGGGAGCACATGCTGAAAGTTCATTTGAAATCGAAGGACGCCAAGCTCACCGATGCCATTTACACTCTGCAATATCTGACGGCTGCCTGCGAAAAGGCTGGTAAGAAGGAGATTGCTGCTAAGTGGCAAGCAGAATTCGATGCGATAAAGAAACAATAATCGTGTTCTGAACCACCGTTCGAGTACTGCGAATTCACTGAAGTAAAGCCCGGTGATGCCAAGAATACCGATGGCGTATGAGTAATCATCATTCCATCGTTTTCAGTTCATCATCCGTTAATTCACGAATGAAATTGCAGCCTAGGTTAAAGTCGCCTTCGGGATTCAAGTGTCGATAGACAATGCATGCCAGGATATCGAAGAGCTTCTTTCCGTTATCTCCCACCAACTGCAGATCGAGCAGGGTGCCTGGTTTCAGTGATTCCTTCGCACGCAGACCAATACCCATGGGTGAAACATTGATCACCTCGCCAGCAAGGAGTGGCGCATTGGCAGTATTCAAATCGCGGTAATGCACCTGGGCTTTGATAGGAATTCGCGGATGCTGTCGTTGATCTGACTTCACGGGAGCCATGGAGAGCCGGCGGCGTACGCCCAGTTCCACCAGATCATCTTCATCCAGCTCGGTACAAAACTGGCAGCCTGTTGTCCAAAGCCCATCTTTCTGCTGTTGAGCATGCATGACACATGCCAGCACAGTAGTTACCGGCCCCAGTTCGGCATTGGGAAGATCAATGCGAATCGTATTACCTTCCTGATAACGATGGCGGAGGTTGAACCGCATGCCCAGTTCCGAAACTTCCACAATTTGAGCAGTGAACCGTGCAGTTTCACCCTCGGTAGCTTCAACCAGGGCTGTTAACTGAGTTTGAAGTCGGGGCTGTTTGCGACGTTCCTGTGAAGGGGGAACCGGCGATGAACTCGAATGGGCCATGAACGGAAACCTGTTGCTGAATCAAAATAACATTACACTGTAGCATAATTTCCATGCCATCTGCTGAAATTTCAATGCAAATCAAAGGCGTAAAATCATCATTTTAACCCATATAAAGGCGAAAACCTGCTGCGGAGGTAGTTAATTAATGCATGGTGTGATAATGGCTTGCCTGTGATGTTCAGGCAC
Proteins encoded in this window:
- a CDS encoding redoxin domain-containing protein translates to MRNNLPGTALVLFLGWATAIAWADDPPQKDPPAQDSKAAQSPAAAFTAAKKAHEEASKAMDKVVTELQKKKERLSLQNKELNDVYQARNKASQELLKSAEVLAKAEPTTPLGFEAILAIINNGPPMLKPDIIKVLVEHHATNPKIGDIVIRLSRAPASKDMEALLNAIIEKNPNRDAKGNATFTLASMKMRNNPQEAEKLFEKVVSDYKDVKYFRGTLGERAEANLFEVRHLQIGKEVPEIEGVDTDGNKFKLSDYRGKVVMLDFWGHW
- a CDS encoding cyanophycinase; this translates as MKIVPSVLAICLIVLISWTIAESPDQLPLEVVTPTPIAAEGIGKGKLIIQGGGSTPQALTDLFLKWSGGENTKLVIIPTASAVAEKPTGWMERWKDLNINDITMLHTRNRSRANEVAFVEPLRRATAVWISGGDQRRLSETYSGTLVEKELKALLNRGGVIWGTSAGAVIMSKLMIAGGTAQQAELASGMDLLPGVVIDQHFIARKREPRLLGVLKRYPSHVGIGIDEATALVVQGRALSVLGNSTATFLVSGNTERPLKRTVLKNQDVSDLTTWRRIVFQRQEPARIHPVVKKPDVPSGSLVIVGGGGMPVDIVERFIQLAGGKDKTFVVLPISMPDPIPAGSGQFLKRAGVKDVHILPGRSRDAVNDPKALALLDEAHAVWFDGGRQWRFVDAYEGTPFLDKLHGVLKRGGVIGGSSAGATIQGEYLCRGNPLGPQDMMCEGYEKGFAFLPGVGIDQHFTQRNRFKDMFQFKKTYPQYLGIGIDEGTALVVQGHKAEIIGRNRVCFYPHIPQDDKDFISVRSGESFDLQSGQKITQP
- a CDS encoding peptidylprolyl isomerase, whose protein sequence is MFGLRTFTIMTLGIVGWVPTWLLAQDTGSNPPPIIQASTTGTAATVNGEIITEAALQRELKFAAPQDASKLRASILNNLIDMTLIDQYLRATKVEASPTEIEARFQKMQEEAKKEGQMDLKQLLEKLGVTEVELRTMLTADLRWENFVKAQADDAKLEQFFNGNKVMFDGTEVHGRHILLAVKADAPATEKQAAAAKLKEYKAEIVKRANELAAKIDSNADTVTKSKATIDATENAFAEVATRVSECPSKKNGGDLGFFPRIGVMVEGFSATAFSLEPGTISEVIETQFGYHVILCVERKAGQDVKFADQKEQVKEVYGERLKLVMVPQLRQRAQIVITPTGPSEAINAPTGK
- a CDS encoding TIGR03067 domain-containing protein yields the protein MMRLLCTGLMVLFCCCLVSADDKKPLDAKQLEGKWTFVSGMKNGAEAGDDMKKAEFEIVKDVMTLNNMGQTFKFKFTVDGKTSPASIDLEMTESPFGAGMKAKGIVSLEGDEFKLCYHPMGDDRPKKFDGKEAFLFVLKKKK
- a CDS encoding serine/threonine protein kinase gives rise to the protein MNDQPHPNAELPRTEAFVSAFESAGTIVAGKYKLLEQVGEGGMGSVWMAEQREPVKRLVAIKLIKSGMDTRSVLARFEAERQALAVMDHPNVARILDGGTTEQGRPFFVMELVKGLPLTEYCDSRRLSVPERLKLFADICQAVQHAHQKGIIHRDLKPGNILVTEHDGKPVPKVIDFGLAKALHGAAALTDMTLHTAFGTMVGTPLYMAPEQVGINALDVDTRTDIYSLGVILYELLTGTTPLERRQLKQAAWDEMKRLIRESDAPRPSQRLSSSDALPSVAANRGTEPKRLTGQVRGELDWIVLKSLEKDRNRRYETANGFAMDVQRHLAGEPVLAVPPSTGYRLKKFLRRYRWPVLAAGALAVTLLAGIAGTTIGLLEAKKQEELAKAETKAKDEALKSENAAKNQAEARRIEAETNLDYAMKGNEILGSVFAHLNPEVNYETVAELRIALKTYLLDAAKKLDESGINDPLALAEMQNTLGVSFLGLGEAEIAISLFRRSMEVRKANLGPDHPITLTTMNNLAQGYRDVGKLDLALPTCEEILRLRKVKLGPDHPDTFHTMLFMAVVYGAAGKHDLALPLYEETLKLHKAKHGPDHPATFNIMSYLAGGYQAAGKLDLALPIFEEILKLRKANLGNDHIDIAHGMNNLAGVYRAVGKLDLALPLYEDSLKLMKAKLGPTHHYTLTTMNNLAAGYLTAGKNDLAQPLYEETLKLRKTKLGDDHLDTLWATLHLAECYETVGKMTDAVVLFENTMKSGMSKHGAEHVITSSSRSKLAWTTRKSDCPPPTPQTILLCEQNRDAIGKKLGLEHSLYLATLHDLAFVYEAAKRYDDALPLWEHMLKVHLKSKDAKLTDAIYTLQYLTAACEKAGKKEIAAKWQAEFDAIKKQ
- a CDS encoding PilZ domain-containing protein, encoding MAHSSSSPVPPSQERRKQPRLQTQLTALVEATEGETARFTAQIVEVSELGMRFNLRHRYQEGNTIRIDLPNAELGPVTTVLACVMHAQQQKDGLWTTGCQFCTELDEDDLVELGVRRRLSMAPVKSDQRQHPRIPIKAQVHYRDLNTANAPLLAGEVINVSPMGIGLRAKESLKPGTLLDLQLVGDNGKKLFDILACIVYRHLNPEGDFNLGCNFIRELTDDELKTME